The genomic region TAATACCAACGCGATCCGAAAGGATCTCCGCTTCTTCCATGTAATGTGTCGTCAGGATCACCGTCTTTCCCTTTTTCTTCAGCCCTTCGATGACTTTCCAGACCTCCCTTCTGGCCTTTGGATCGAGACCAGTTGTAGGCTCATCAAGAAAAACGATCTCTGGATCGTTGACCATCGCGATTGCCACGCCAACTCTTTGTTTCAATCCGCCAGAAAGATTCTTGAAATACTCATTCGTCTTTTCTTCAAGATCCATTGTCTTGATTAGATCCAAAGGGTCGAGCATGTGCTCGTACATGCTTCCAAAAAACTCGATATTCTCTCTTACGGTCAGGAGATCGAAAGCGTTAAAATCCTGCGGTAATACCCCAATCTGACGTTTGATCTCTTTTGCTTTTTTGGCTACATCTAGACCGAGCACTTTTGCTTCCCCGGATGTCATTGATCTAAGACATTCCAGAATTTCAACTGTTGTTGTTTTTCCTGCACCGTTTGGACCAAGAAGAGAAAAAATCTCCCCCTTATTTACAGTAAATGAAATGCTGTCAACGGCGACAAGGTCTCCGTATCTCTTCGTCAAATTATTGACCTCAATCACTGTCTCTGACATTTAATCCTCCCTACAATAGACTACAAATGTTGGGTATTGCAACGACCTCAAATATAAGATACTTATGGGCACAATACGATTTTCGCAGATAGAATACTCATTGCTTAAAACAAAAAAATTCGTCGTGGTGACCGAAATGCTTCATTAAGCATATCCAGTATTTGTATTTCTGTTAGTTGATCTATTATGACATTCGCAAGTTTTTTTAATACGAAAAGACTAGTTACAATTTAGGGGGTGATAAATTACGTCAAAGATACTAAGAGTGAACATGACCGAACTGAAGGCCAAGTACGAGGACGTTCCAGAGAAATGGAAGAACCTCGGTGGCCGTGGACTCACTTCGACGATTGTGGCCGACGAGGTACCTCCAACGTGCCATCCGCTCGGGCCTAATAACAAGGTCGTCTTCGCTCCTGGGATCGTGACAGGCACGAGCGCACCAACATCCGGGCGAATCTCTGTCGGTGGCAAGTCTCCGTTAACTGGAGGAATCAAAGAGGCGAATGCAGGCACCAATTTTGCGCAAAAGTTAGCAAAACTCGGGATCAAGGCTCTGATAGTCCAGGGTCAGTGTAAGAAAAAGTACTATCTCCTAAAGATCACAAAGGACAAAGTCGAATTCTTTGATGCCAAGCCCTGGGTTGGAAAGGGTCTTTACGAGGTATATCCCCAGTTGAGGGAGAACTTCGGGAAAGACATCGCGATTTGCGCAACAGGGATCGCAGGAGAGCTTGGTGGAGCTGGCGCTGGCGTTGCATTCAATGACATCGATGGCTTGCCGAGCAGATACGCAGGTCGAGGCGGCCTTGGCGCGGTTATGGCGACACGGGGGCTGAAATTCATCATTGTCGACGATGATGGAGCTCCTGGCGTGGAGATCAAGAACAAAGATCTGTTTAAAGAAGGAACTAAGAAGCTTACTGCTGCGCTCCAGAAGCACGATATCACAAAGCCCGGAGGAACGCTGAACAGCTATGGGACAGACGCGTTGATCAATGTGATTAACGAGGCTGGTGCTCTACCACACAGGAACTTCTCCGCTGGATATGATGAACTTGCGCCGCTTGTCTCGGGAGAAAAGAAAGCGGAGATCATCAAGAAACGGGGCGGTGAGAGACCGCACGTGTGCAGCCCGGGCTGCATTATCCAGTGCTCGGAGGTCTGGGTCAGAGAAGGCGGGAAAGATCCAGTCGGTGTTCTTGAGTATGAATCCGTCTGGGCTCTCGGTCCGAACTGTGGTATCTATAATCTCGACGATGTAGGGGAGTTGAACCGCGCGTGCAATGACCTCGGTCTTGATACGATTGAAATGGGCGGTACGATCGGAGTGACGATGGAAGGAGGGATCGTGAAATTCGGCGACGGAAAGGGCGCCCTCTGCTTGCTCGAAGAGGTGAGAAAGAAGTCGCCACTTGGCCGCATCATCGCGAATGGGACAGAATTTACTGGCAAGGCGTTCGGCGTCACGAGGATCCCGACGGTCAAAGGCCAAAGCATCCCGGCATACGACCCGCGTCCCATCAAGGGTATTGGTGTTACCTATGCCACAACACCGATGGGTGCGGATCACACAGCTGGATACGCAATCGCACCAGAGATCCTCGGTGTTGGTGGAAAGGCGGATCCGATGGACACAAAGAAGGCCGACCTCTCGAGGGCACTGCAGCAGAGCACGGCGTTCATCGACACGAGCGGTTACTGCCTGTTCACGGCCTTTGCGATTATGGATATACCCGAAGGGTTCGAGGGCATGGTCGAGTCATGCAACGGCGTGCTCGGAACGAACTGGACTGTCGACGACGCGGTGAAACTCGGTGCGAAGATACTTGAGACCGAAAGGAAATTCAACAGGGCAGCGGGCCTGACGAGAGCGCACGATAGATTACCAGAATTCATGAGACTTGAACCACTGCCGCCGAAGAACGTGGTTTACGACGTTCCCGAAGAAGAACTTGACCGGGTCTATCCTGAGTGAGTCAATAATCGATCCGAAACCCTTTTCTCCTTTTCTCTCCCTTATTTTATTTGAAATGACTGTCAGGGTGAAGCTTTTTGCAACGCTCCAGGAAATCGCGGGTGTCAATGAGATTTATATTGAAGCAGATGATGTTATGTCTGTGCTTGAACAGCTCGTTCAAAAATTTTCAAAGCTAAAAGGCGAGATCTTCGAAGATTACGAGGCGAGAAAGGTTAGGCCAAGAGTTAAGGTTATGGTCAATGGTTACAATATCGATCATCTCAGGGGATTTGACACACGCCTTGTCGATGGAGACAGAGTTGCTGTATTCCCCGTTCTCGCTGGTGGATAAAATTAGGAAGGGTGTTCGAAAAATGAGTATCAAAGTAAGACTCTACGGAAAATTGAAGACAAAAGCACCTGCCACAGATCCTACTGGGCAGGTGGGGATTGTAGAATTGGACGGATCAAGAGTAAAGAGTATTGCCGAAATTTTAAGAGTCCTCGATTTAAAACCTGAAGAAACCAGCCACTTGTTCTTGAATAACGATTACTCGGCGCTGGAGAGACGCGTGAATGACGGTGACACCGTCGCTATATTCCCGAGAGATATGGCTCTCCTCTATCGATGGTATTTCCGCAAGCAGGACTGAGGTTAGATTTAGTGGCGTAAGAGTTTAGGGAGTGCTTCCAAATTGGTATCAGTCAAATGAGGAATCTCATCTCCATATTCCAGAAAATGTATATTTTGATGAAGATACCGATGTTAACTGATAATTTTACTAACTTCGGTGCTATCTCTGGTGGGGAAGTGAGTTTAATTATGGATTGAAAATCTTTAATTGTGACCGAATCTATTCAGCTCTTGGGCTAACAATTGTGCATATCCGAATCTATGCTCAAATGAAGCAAATTTGCGTTAGTGTTGCGCTGCATGTGGTGATCACCAAAGCATGTTAGCCGAGGGGGTTATTGGATTGAGAAATGCTAAATTCTCGGATCGCGAAGTCCAGAGGTACTCGAGACAGATGATGATCGAGGGATTCGGCGAGGATGGACAGAGAAAACTCGCAAATGCGACGGTGGGGGTCATGGGCCAAGGGGGTCTTGGCTCTCCGGTTTCGATCTATCTGGCAGCTGCAGGTATAGGCAGGCTTGTCATTGTTGATTATCAATCACCAGAGATGTCAAATCTAAACCGACAAATACTTCACTGGGAGGAGGACGTAGAAAAAGGCATTTCAAAAGTAGAATCAGCGGCATGGAAGATGAGGAAAATTAACTCAGATATAGAGGTCATCCCGAAAAAGGTCAAAGTTACAGAGGAAAATATTGGCGAGGTCTTTGAAGGGGCTGACATCATCGTCGATTGTCTTGATGATTTCACGCCGCGCTACATGCTCAACGACTTCTGCGTAAAGAATAGAATTCCTTTCGTTCACGCGGCCGTTGAAGGGTTTCACGGTCAGCTGACGACAATCCTGCCGGGAGAGACGCCTTGTCTTCGATGCCTCTTTCCGACGCCACCACCAAAGAAACCAACCTTTCCAATTGTTGGCGTAACTGCTGGAGTATTTGGAGTTCTTGAGGCGGCCGAAGTGATCAAACTGTTAACAGGAATGGGAAATCCACTCAAATCAAAACTCCTGATCGGTGACCTGCTGTATCAATTCTGGGAAACGATCGAAGTCTGTCGTGCAGGTTCGTGCACCGTTTGCGGTCATCTGTGAGGATAAATCACTTGGACTCCTGAAGTGTTTTTTATCAGACGAAGTAGAGTCGAGTGTTGTACTTGAGGCTCGTTTTTGAAGCTGCCTCGAGTCTATCGAGTACTCCCCCGTATCGGCGGATAGCGATCTTTCCTTCGTTCGGGAGCCTTTCCCTCAAAACTGAGATTTCTTTGAGGAGTTGTTCGATTTCCCCTTTTTCTAACTTCTTACCTTCTTTGGCAAGTCTTGGGATGTCTGCAATAATTTGGCAGCCATATTTGCGTGCGATCTCGGGGAGCATGCTATTGTCAGGGCCAAAGGTTCCGATGCATCCGCGCCCACTGTCCCACGAAAGCGGGCACCGGCCACATGTCTCGTTGAGCTCATCAAATCCAAGCATATCCCATTCAGTCAACCTATTTTCAGTGGATGCTTCGGACAGAATTCTCTCCTTGAGGCTCTCGGGGACTTTTCCAAGATTTATCCATCCTGTGTACTTCCTAAAAGTGACAGTGGCAAGTCTTTGGACATCTGCATCATTTTTTATTTTCGATATGTAGATCTCATTCGCATCGTTCGCAATTCTATTTCTCTTGAGAAAATTCTCCCAGTCCTTTTCGAAAATTCTCCTCGCGTCTTCAAATGTCGCTACGTCGTCATACTCAGCATATTCCTCCAGACCCTTGACGGAATTGAGATAGACCTTGATAATTGAATTCTTGGCCCTTTTGCAGAGGGCTTCATCACTGTCAAGCTCACAAATAGCAATACTAACACTCATCGAATTACCTCACTCTCCGGCGCGTAGCGCGGATTACGTATATATCAGTTCTCTATTTGTTGCATTGTAATGCAACCCGTTAAGAAACAAGGAAGTGCAACTCTCAATTGTTGATCGAAATCTTACAAATCCACGAAAATACAAAAACGCCAAATCATGAATGATAGGGGTTTTAATGGTCATCAAAAGGCCTGACAAACTGACCAGCAGACATCAAAGAGTGAACACTACTCTCACAGCAGGATAAAAAATGAAAAATGATCCAGAATCAATGGGCGAAAGAGTCCGCGTGATCATCCCTGATCGAAGTGAAAACTTTGATTCCTATGAATCAAGGCGGTATCTTGAATTCCTTGCATGTCTTAGGGGATAGAAGGAAGAGCTCAAATCGGACATATCAGGTACTACATTTGCGCAAACCTCCATACAGTCTTTAGGCTGATTGTGAAGAATTTTGTGGCAGATAGCCACGACATACTGGTCTTTGATGTGGAGAACCTCGGAGTTCAGTTTTGATCAACAATCCCTTCAGTTGCTCTAAAAACGTGCATCTCGTAATACTCTTGAGCGATAAGATTACGTGAGTGCAGTTCGGGAAGGCTGCAGCGTATTTTCATTGCGATGGGATTTACTATTTTGCAGAAATAATCTCATGCAAAAGAAGAGCTATAATTCCGCTAAGTGAGGCCTTTGCCTGTTCCAATCAACTATGTAGAATTGAGATAGTTATCAAAATCTCAGATTGAGGTTTCGTGAGAAGTCATCATCTGCGTCCTTTCTCCGCGACCTCACTCCTTTCTCTCACCCTCTGCGTTTTTCACACTGGTGTCTGCTTCCGGAGTCGGACTCATAGATTCCGATTGCGATTCCTCCACAGTCCCCTTTCCCTTGTCTCTGATTTCCTCCTCTTTTCCCTTTTCTTTCATTCCTCCAGATAGAAACTCCTTCCGATAGGACATGTATTCGCCAATATAAAATACGCCGTGGAGCGCGACGACGAGGATGAACAAGAGAATCAGTAGCGAATAATCAGCGGTTAGTGTGACCTGATCGACTGTGATTTCAAAGACGCCTCCCTTAAAGATAAACCATATCCAAAGACAGACGAGCGCTGTCGCAACAACAGCGAATATCAACCGTGATTGGGAACCCTTCGGATAAAAACCTTTGAAAAAGCTGATGACGATGAGTGGGATGCCAATAATCAGAACAGCATTTCGCGCCGCTTCCAAATAATCACCAATGTATTCTCCGATAAACGATGCGATAACTTTAATGATGATAATCGGAGCAATCACATATTTCGCCGCTGCACCGATCGATGCCAAAACACCTTTCCAGGTTTTTCCTTTGTCAAGAGAGAAATCGCTCATCTTTTCCACTCCCATTATGTCGTGGGCACCCACAAGTACTCATATGTCTCGGTTGCGCTCGCTCCCTTGAACTCAAGCGTGAACGCGATACTCAGTAATTCTGAATGGTTTCTGAGCCATTCAGCGGCATCGTTGTCAATGACGATCTCCAGCACATCATTTAGAGGTTGAGTAAGGGTGACAATTTTCTCTACGCTCCCTATCGCCGAGGTCGCATTGCTGATGGTGCAGTTGATTTTCATTTGCTTTCCTGTGAGCATATCAGCGGCGTAAACGTAATATGGCAGATTTACGGTCAAATTTGAATCAGTGACCTCGTAATGAACTTCATCGACATCGATCCCAAAATCGCTAACCATCGGCTCCCATTCCATCGTGTTGTTGATCCCTATTCCCAATTTCAGGAGTTTCATCATATAGAAAGTCTCGATATTCACAACGAAATCATAGGATCCGCTTTCGAAGATGATTCTCTTCAATTCGGAGGGATCGACGCTGTTGAGATCGATAACGAAGCTGACATCGAGCGTTGTTGTTCTACCAGCAATGATATCGACTGGTTCTGATTGCCCCTGGATAACAGTGTCACCATTTTCGTTTACAAATTTGTAAGAAATTGTGAAGTCTTCGATATTGTAGAAACCGCCGTTGTATATCTTAACAGGTGTCGTAAGAGTCAGGATGTCGCCTTCAACGTTCCAGGTACCCTCCTCGTCCTCTGGGATCTGGATATCTAGCCCGCCGATGGCGAGGGGCACGATACTGAGAATGATAATAACGGCAATTAGAAGACTGATGGCAATAATCACTAATCTGATTCCTAAGAGTCCCCATCGCATTGCCAACCTCATCGCCTTCCGCCATTAAATTACTTTTGTCTGCCTACTTCACCAGATATATTATTCATTGTGGTCTGTCCGGGTGAATAACAATCCACGGTATGACTATAAGTCCCATCGATTAGTAATCTAGTAACACCCATTTTCGATATTGGAATCTAGACTTTAGATTGTGTTTCTCTACACGATAAACAAGGCGCAATTATTATATGCTAAACTTGATTTTTGATCATCGGGCAAGCTCTTATGAAAACGGCACCGTTGGAAATCGAGTGTCCATTGTGTGACAAGAAGGTGAATGCTGATTCGTCAGCATGTCCACACTGCGGGGCTGAGCTGAAGAGCCATGAAATCGGTGAGCTCGAAGCACTCGCTGGTGAGATAATTAGTGGCGAGGTGACAAGTAGCGAAGTTGTTCAATCTAATCTGTCGACTGCAAAGGGCACATCACCGGGCGCAGTGGCTTCCGTTGAACCTGACACCGTAAGTTCAATTCCAAAAAAGGAAGAAATGACGATCACTGATTCAACAATAGGAAAACCGGTAAGGAGAGAAAAGAAAGGCTTTTTCGGGATATTCGGCGGGAAAAAACGCTGATTTTATCAAAGATTTTTTATCGCATCGGATTAATCGTCGATCATGGCTGAGCTAAGGATCAGAAAGCGCCATAGGCTCAGAAAAAAGGAAATCGAAGCCCTTGCTAACGAGATCTCCTCACAGCTCGGTATCGAGACTTTTACTTCGGAGGACACCGTTGACCGTGCGGAGAGCAGTGACTATGATGTCATCTTCGTAAATGGCGAAATCGAAGCGATTGTGTTCGAGGGAAAAGTATTCCTTACATTGAGGGGGCTGCTCAAGTACAAGCCGCAGCGAATGTTTGTTACTGTGGACATGGGCGCTGTCCCCTTCATCTCAAACGGTGCAGATGTCATGTGCCCAGGAATTGTAGAAGCTGACCCAGATATTAGGG from Methanomassiliicoccales archaeon harbors:
- a CDS encoding MoaD family protein — protein: MTVRVKLFATLQEIAGVNEIYIEADDVMSVLEQLVQKFSKLKGEIFEDYEARKVRPRVKVMVNGYNIDHLRGFDTRLVDGDRVAVFPVLAGG
- a CDS encoding aldehyde ferredoxin oxidoreductase C-terminal domain-containing protein, translated to MNMTELKAKYEDVPEKWKNLGGRGLTSTIVADEVPPTCHPLGPNNKVVFAPGIVTGTSAPTSGRISVGGKSPLTGGIKEANAGTNFAQKLAKLGIKALIVQGQCKKKYYLLKITKDKVEFFDAKPWVGKGLYEVYPQLRENFGKDIAICATGIAGELGGAGAGVAFNDIDGLPSRYAGRGGLGAVMATRGLKFIIVDDDGAPGVEIKNKDLFKEGTKKLTAALQKHDITKPGGTLNSYGTDALINVINEAGALPHRNFSAGYDELAPLVSGEKKAEIIKKRGGERPHVCSPGCIIQCSEVWVREGGKDPVGVLEYESVWALGPNCGIYNLDDVGELNRACNDLGLDTIEMGGTIGVTMEGGIVKFGDGKGALCLLEEVRKKSPLGRIIANGTEFTGKAFGVTRIPTVKGQSIPAYDPRPIKGIGVTYATTPMGADHTAGYAIAPEILGVGGKADPMDTKKADLSRALQQSTAFIDTSGYCLFTAFAIMDIPEGFEGMVESCNGVLGTNWTVDDAVKLGAKILETERKFNRAAGLTRAHDRLPEFMRLEPLPPKNVVYDVPEEELDRVYPE
- a CDS encoding RNA-binding protein; translated protein: MAELRIRKRHRLRKKEIEALANEISSQLGIETFTSEDTVDRAESSDYDVIFVNGEIEAIVFEGKVFLTLRGLLKYKPQRMFVTVDMGAVPFISNGADVMCPGIVEADPDIREGDLVWVRDVRNKVPIAIGKALISAGEMLKKKPGKAIKTIHFVGDRLWKFSEE
- a CDS encoding HesA/MoeB/ThiF family protein, whose product is MLAEGVIGLRNAKFSDREVQRYSRQMMIEGFGEDGQRKLANATVGVMGQGGLGSPVSIYLAAAGIGRLVIVDYQSPEMSNLNRQILHWEEDVEKGISKVESAAWKMRKINSDIEVIPKKVKVTEENIGEVFEGADIIVDCLDDFTPRYMLNDFCVKNRIPFVHAAVEGFHGQLTTILPGETPCLRCLFPTPPPKKPTFPIVGVTAGVFGVLEAAEVIKLLTGMGNPLKSKLLIGDLLYQFWETIEVCRAGSCTVCGHL
- a CDS encoding ABC transporter ATP-binding protein, with the translated sequence MSETVIEVNNLTKRYGDLVAVDSISFTVNKGEIFSLLGPNGAGKTTTVEILECLRSMTSGEAKVLGLDVAKKAKEIKRQIGVLPQDFNAFDLLTVRENIEFFGSMYEHMLDPLDLIKTMDLEEKTNEYFKNLSGGLKQRVGVAIAMVNDPEIVFLDEPTTGLDPKARREVWKVIEGLKKKGKTVILTTHYMEEAEILSDRVGIIDHGRFLVLDTPLEIINKYGSGSRCIVSNADERCRCVIEKQWPGYEIKNGNCIIALKNRSDLFEIIYALDRSGGTYEQIQVTRPTLEDVFLKLTGRKLAEGGEIEYAK